The DNA window ACATGGTGCACAAGATCGCCATCGGCGCGGACATCTGTAATGTGGCCCGGCCGATGATGTTCGCGGTCGGCTGCATCCAGGCGCTGCGCTGCCACACCAACACCTGCCCCACCGGCGTGGCCACCCAGGACAAGCGACGCGCCCGCGCGCTGAAGATCGACGACCGCGCCGAACACGTGAAGCGCTACCACCGCGCCACGCTCGACAGCTTCATCGAGATCACTGGCGCGATGGGCGCGGCCGATCCGGCGCAGCTGACCCCGCAGCACATCCTGCACCGCATGCCCGATCAGCAGGCGCGCGATTACGGACAGCTGCATCGCTACCTGCGTCCGGGCGAATTGCTGTCAGAGCCGGTGCCGGACCCGTTCGCCGACGATTGGGCCCGCGCCAGCGCCGAGCACTTCTAAGGCGGCCGATATCCGCGGGGCCCGTGCGCGTCTCAAGGGCAACGCAGTGTGCGCCGCGTAGCTCGAGCATGCCTTGGCGAGAGCAGACCGAGACTCAGGCGGGCGGCGGCGCCGTCGATCCACGAAGCATCAGGCTGAAATCCAGCGTCTGCTGCAGCGGCGTCTGGGTCGCGGCGATGATGGCCAACAGCAGGTTGACCGCACGCATGCCGATCTCGCGCATCGGCTGGGCGATGGTGGTCAACGGGGGGCTGAGGTAGCGCGAGGACGCCAGATCATCGAAGCCGACGACGGAGAAGTCGTGCGGGACGCGCATGCCGTGTTCGCGGCACGCGGCCAGCACGCCCAGCGCCATCTGGTCGCTGAAACAGAAGGCCGCGGTCGGCGGCGCTGGGCGATCGAGCCAAGTGCAGGCGGCTGCGTGGCCGGACTCGACCGAGAAATCGCCGGGCACCAGCTGCAGCTGGCGCATGCGGCCCCGCGCCCTGGCCGCGACCTTGACGCCTTCCAGGCGCTGCCGGTGCAAAGGGTTGTCCGGTGGGCCGCCGACCACCGCGATGCGCTCGTGCCCCAGCGCGTAGAGATGCTCCATCGCCGCGCGTGCCGCCGCCGCGTTGTCGATGTGCACGCTGGGGATGCCGAGCGCGGGGTCGAACTCGCAGCCGTTGACCACCGGTGCTGCGGCGCCGCGCTGCCTGACGATCTGGCGTGCCGTCGGCGGCAGCCGGTGGCCCAGCACGATCAGCCCATCGGCCTCGTTGCGGCGGAGCATCTGCGCATAGCGTTCCTCGCGCTCGGGCAGGTGCTGGGTATCGCCCAGCAGGACGGCGTAGTCGGCGGCCTGTGCGGCTTCTTCGGCGCCCTGCAGGATCTGCGCGAAGAAGGGATTGGCGATGTCCGGCACGGTGACCAGGATCTTGCCGCTGCGCTGGGTCTTGAGCGTCCTGGCCGCGGCATTGGGCATGTACCCCAGCGCAGTGACGGCCTGCTCGATGCGCGCGCGCGTTTCCGGCAGCACCTTTTCCGGGCGCGACAGCGCACGCGAGACCGTGCCAGCCGACACGCCTGCGTGTTTTGCGATGTCGTAGATGGTCGGCATGGCTCAGTCCGGCAGCGCCCGATGCGATGCACAACGTGTGCACCGAGGGTCCCATGCTAGGATCGTGCAATCGATTGCATCAAGGCAAATCCGCATGCGAACGCTCAAGGGTCCGGCGCTGTTCCTGGCGCAGTTCATTGGGGACACATCTCCTTTCAACCGATTGGACACCCTGGCGCAATGGGCCTCGGGCCTTGGCTATTCTGGGGTACAGGTCCCGACCAGCGCGCCGCATATTTTCGATCTTGCGCAGGCGGCGGAGAGCCAGACCTACTGTGATGATGTGACCGGCATGCTGGCCGAGCACGGCATCCAGATCACCGAGCTGTCCACGCACCTGCAAGGCCAGCTGGTCGCGGTGCATCCGGCCTACGACAGCCTGTTCGACGGCTTTGCCCCGCAGGACAAGCGCGGCGATCCGGCCGCGCGCCAGGCCTGGGCGGTGGAGCAACTCAAGCTGGCGGCCAAGGCCAGCCAGCGCCTGGGCCTGACCGCGCATGCCACGTTCTCCGGCGCCCTGGTCTGGCCGTACATGTATCCCTGGCCGCAGCGTCCGCCCGGTTTGGTGGACGAAGCCTTCGCCGAACTGGGCCGCCGCTGGCGCCCGATCCTGGAGGTGTTCGACCAACACGGCGTGGATCTTTGCTACGAAATCCACCCGGGCGAAGACCTGCACGATGGTGCGACGTTCGAGCGCTTTTTGGAGGTGGTCGACCACCACCCGCGCGCCAAGATCCTCTACGACCCCAGCCACCTGCTGCTGCAGCAGATGGACTACCTGGGTTTCATCGATCGCTACCACCCCCGCATCGGCATCTTCCACGTCAAGGACGCCGAGTACCGCCCCAGTGCGCGCAGCGGCGTGTACGGCGGCTACGAGAACTGGATCGATCGCCCCGGCCGCTTCCGTTCGCTCGGCGACGGCCAGGTCGACTTCAAGGCGATCTTCTCCAAGTTCGCCCAGTACGACTTCCCCGGCTGGGCGGTGCTGGAATGGGAGTGCTGCCTGAAGCATCCCGAAGATGGCGCGCGCGAGGGCGCGCGCTTCATCCGCGACCACCTGATCCGCGTGACCGAGCGCGCCTTCGACGATTTCGCCGACAGCGGCGCCAGCCCGGAAGCGCTGCGCAAGATGCTGGGGCTTTGATCCAATCTTGATACTGACCTGGGAGGGGAAGTCATGACGTCCACCATGTCGCGCCTGGGCGCGATGATGTTCCTGCAGTTCTTCATCTGGGGTGCGTGGTTCGTGACCCTGGGCACCTACCTGGTGCAGGGCCCGCTGCAGGCCAGCGCCGGCCAGGTCGCCACCGCGTTCCTGAGCCAGTCGATCGGTGCGATCGTTGCGCCGTTCTTGGTGGGCCTGATCGCCGACCGCTACTTCGCCGCCCAGCGCATCCTGGCGGTGCTGCACATCCTGGGCGCGGTGTTGATGTGGGGCGCTTCGGTGGCCACCAGCTTCGACACCTTCGCCGCCTGCGTGATGGGCTACATGCTGCTGTTCATGCCGACCCTGGCGCTGGCCAACAGCATCGCCATGCGCCACATGCAGGTGCCGGAAAAGCAGTTCCCGCCCGTGCGCGTGGCCGGCAGTATCGGCTGGATCATCGCCGGCGTGCTGATCGGCTGGCTGGGCTGGGAGCAGGCGCACCGCCTGGAGCTCACTTTCCGCATGGCGGCCGGCGCCTCGCTGCTGCTGGGCCTCTACGCGCTGACCCTGCCGCACACCCCGCCGCTGGAGCAGCAGCGCAACGCCAAGCTCGGACAGATCCTCGGCCTGGACGCGCTGCGCCTGCTGAAGTCGCGCTCGTACCTGGTGTTCTTCCTGGCCTCGATCGCGATCTGCATCCCGCTGTCGTTCTATTACAACTTCACCAATCCCTATCTCAACGACCTGGGTGTGCGCGGCGCCGCCGGCTTGCAGTCTCTGGGCCAGGTGTCCGAAGTACTGCTGATGCTGGCCATGCCGTTCCTGTTCGCGCGGCTGGGGGTCAAGACCATGCTGGCGCTGGGCATGGCCGCCTGGGTGGTGCGCTATGGCCTGTTCGCCTACGGCGACGCGGGCGCGGGCTTCGCGCTGCTGGTGGGCGGCATCGTGCTGCACGGCATCTGCTATGACTTCTTCTTCGTTACCGGGCAGATCTACACCGACGCCCACGCCGGCCCAGCCTTCCGCAGCAGCGCGCAGGGTTTCATCACCCTGGCCACCTATGGCGTGGGCATGCTGATCGGCACCTTCCTGTCCGGTGCGGTGGTCGAGCACTACACCACCGCGGCCGGTCGCGACTGGCAGAGCATCTGGCTGTTCCCCGCCGGCGTGGCGCTGCTGGTGCTGATCGCCTTCCTGCTGCTGTTCCGCGACAAGCCGGTCGCGGCGGCCGCGGCGCCCACGATGCATTGAGGAGCCGAATGATGAGCAAGCTCGGAGTCGCCATTCTCGGCACCGGCATGATCGGCGCGGTGCATCGCCGCGCCGCGCTGCTGGCGGGCGCGACCCTGCGCGGGGTGATGGCCTCATCGCCTGCCCGTGGCCAGGAAGTCGCGCAGGACTGGGGCGTGCCGAAGGCGTATGCCGACCTCGATGCGGTCATCGCCGACCCGCAGGTGCAGGTGGTGCACGTGTGCACGCCCAACCACCTGCACCGCGCGATGGCGCAGGCCGCGCTGGAAGCCGGCAAGCATGTGATCTGCGAAAAGCCCCTCGCCACGACCCTGGAAGACGCGCAGGCGCTGGCCGCGCTGGCGCAGTCCACCGGCCTGGTGGCCACGGTGCCGTTCGTCTACCGCTACCACCCGGTCGTGCGCGAGGCCCGCGCGCGCATCGCCGATGGTGAGCTGGGCCCGCTGCGCCTGATCCACGGCAGCTATCTGCAGGACTGGCTGCTGGATCCGGCCAGCAACAACTGGCGCGTCGATCCCGCCTTGGGCGGCACTTCGCGCGTGTTCGCCGACATCGGCTCGCACTGGTGCGATCTGGTGGAGTGGGTCGGCGGCGAGCGCTTTGCCGAAGTCAGCGCGGCGTTCGAAACGGTCATCGCCCAGCGCGCCGTCGCCGCGGGCAAGAGTTTCGCCACGCCCGCGGCGGGTGGGCAGACCCAGGCCGTCTCCAGCGAGGACGTGGCCGCGGCGATGTTCAAGACCGGCGCCGGCACGCTGGCCACGCTGACGGTGAGCCAGGTCTCGGCCGGGCGTCGCAACCGGCTGTGGTTCGAGATCGACGGCGCCAAGGCCAGCGTGGCCTTCGATCAAGAGGACTGCGAGCGCCTGTGGATCGGCCGGCCCGACCAGCGCGAGGAGATCTTCGTGCGCGGCCCGGGTGCGGGCAGCGCCGAACAGCGTCGGCTGTCCTCGCTGCCGGCCGGCCACGCGCAGGGCTATGCCCAGTGCTTCGAGGCCTTCGTCGCCGACACCTATCGCGCCATCGCCGGGCAAACGCCTGAAGGCTTGCCGACCTTTGCCGACGGCCTGCGCTCGGCGCGCATCGTCGAGGGCGTGATCGCCTCGGCGCGCACGCGCGCCTGGACCCACATCGACGCGTGACCACGCGCCGCCATCCAATCCCCGGGAGGACACCATGACGCTCACCCTGCCTCGCCGCCTTGCGGCCACCGCCCTGCTGCTCTGCGCAGCGCTTCCCGCGCTGGCCAAAGAGCGCACCGCCGCGCAGTTGCCCATCGCCGTGCAGATGTACACGCTGCGCAACATCCCCACGCTGGAAGACCGGCTCAAGCTGGTCCACGATGCCGGCATCACCGCGGTCGAGACCGTCGGCATGCAGGACACCACCGCGCCGCAACTCAAGGCCCTGCTGGACAAGTACGGCATCGTGGTCACGTCCTCGCACGTGCAGCTGGACGATCTGCGCAAGGACCTGACCAGTGTGGTCGCCTTCAACAAGGCCGTTGGCAACCATGTGCTGGTCGTGCCCTACCTGGGCGATGCCCAGCGGCCCAAGGACGCTGCGGGCTGGACCGCGCTGGGCAAGGAACTGGGACAGCTGGCCAACACGCTCAAGGCGCAGGGCATGACCTTGGCCTATCACAACCATGATTTCGAGTTCGCCCGCTTTGGCGACAAGACCGGCCTGGAACTGCTGCTCGATGGCGCCGGCCCGGCGCTGAAGTCCGAGCTGGACCTGGCCTGGGTGGCGCGTTCGGGCAACGATCCGGTGGTGTATCTGGACAAGCTCAAGGGCCGCCTGTTCGCGGTGCACGCCAAGGACAACGCGCCGAAAGGCCAGGCCGCCGACGAGGGCGGCTTTGCCGCCGTCGGCCACGGCGTGCTGGACTGGAAGGCGATCCTGCCCGCGGCCGATCGCGACGGCGTGAAGTGGTACATCATCGAGCACGACCAACCGCGCGACCCGGCGGCCGCGGTCAAGGCCGGCGCCGCCTATCTGGTCGAACACCTGCCCGCCGATGTGAAGCGCTGAGGCCGGACGCATGACGCAAAAAAGCGGCGCCTTCGGGCGCCGCTTTTCTTTCATCAAACGATGGCTGCTTCGCTGAAGCAAGCCAGCATCTGGTGGGAGCCGCCATGGCGGCGAGTGGCTTTACCGGTGAAGCCTCATCGCCGCCATGGCGGCTCCCACGATGTCACCGCGGGGGAGTCGAATCGACTACAGCTTCCGCACCCAGATGTTGCGGTAGCTCACCTTGGCGTTGTGGTCCTGCAGGGAAATCGGTGCGCAGCCGTGCGGTGCGTAGGACGGGGCGCCGATGTATTCGGTC is part of the Pseudoxanthomonas sp. JBR18 genome and encodes:
- a CDS encoding LacI family DNA-binding transcriptional regulator, whose amino-acid sequence is MPTIYDIAKHAGVSAGTVSRALSRPEKVLPETRARIEQAVTALGYMPNAAARTLKTQRSGKILVTVPDIANPFFAQILQGAEEAAQAADYAVLLGDTQHLPEREERYAQMLRRNEADGLIVLGHRLPPTARQIVRQRGAAAPVVNGCEFDPALGIPSVHIDNAAAARAAMEHLYALGHERIAVVGGPPDNPLHRQRLEGVKVAARARGRMRQLQLVPGDFSVESGHAAACTWLDRPAPPTAAFCFSDQMALGVLAACREHGMRVPHDFSVVGFDDLASSRYLSPPLTTIAQPMREIGMRAVNLLLAIIAATQTPLQQTLDFSLMLRGSTAPPPA
- a CDS encoding sugar phosphate isomerase/epimerase family protein, whose translation is MRTLKGPALFLAQFIGDTSPFNRLDTLAQWASGLGYSGVQVPTSAPHIFDLAQAAESQTYCDDVTGMLAEHGIQITELSTHLQGQLVAVHPAYDSLFDGFAPQDKRGDPAARQAWAVEQLKLAAKASQRLGLTAHATFSGALVWPYMYPWPQRPPGLVDEAFAELGRRWRPILEVFDQHGVDLCYEIHPGEDLHDGATFERFLEVVDHHPRAKILYDPSHLLLQQMDYLGFIDRYHPRIGIFHVKDAEYRPSARSGVYGGYENWIDRPGRFRSLGDGQVDFKAIFSKFAQYDFPGWAVLEWECCLKHPEDGAREGARFIRDHLIRVTERAFDDFADSGASPEALRKMLGL
- a CDS encoding nucleoside permease, which gives rise to MTSTMSRLGAMMFLQFFIWGAWFVTLGTYLVQGPLQASAGQVATAFLSQSIGAIVAPFLVGLIADRYFAAQRILAVLHILGAVLMWGASVATSFDTFAACVMGYMLLFMPTLALANSIAMRHMQVPEKQFPPVRVAGSIGWIIAGVLIGWLGWEQAHRLELTFRMAAGASLLLGLYALTLPHTPPLEQQRNAKLGQILGLDALRLLKSRSYLVFFLASIAICIPLSFYYNFTNPYLNDLGVRGAAGLQSLGQVSEVLLMLAMPFLFARLGVKTMLALGMAAWVVRYGLFAYGDAGAGFALLVGGIVLHGICYDFFFVTGQIYTDAHAGPAFRSSAQGFITLATYGVGMLIGTFLSGAVVEHYTTAAGRDWQSIWLFPAGVALLVLIAFLLLFRDKPVAAAAAPTMH
- a CDS encoding Gfo/Idh/MocA family oxidoreductase; translation: MSKLGVAILGTGMIGAVHRRAALLAGATLRGVMASSPARGQEVAQDWGVPKAYADLDAVIADPQVQVVHVCTPNHLHRAMAQAALEAGKHVICEKPLATTLEDAQALAALAQSTGLVATVPFVYRYHPVVREARARIADGELGPLRLIHGSYLQDWLLDPASNNWRVDPALGGTSRVFADIGSHWCDLVEWVGGERFAEVSAAFETVIAQRAVAAGKSFATPAAGGQTQAVSSEDVAAAMFKTGAGTLATLTVSQVSAGRRNRLWFEIDGAKASVAFDQEDCERLWIGRPDQREEIFVRGPGAGSAEQRRLSSLPAGHAQGYAQCFEAFVADTYRAIAGQTPEGLPTFADGLRSARIVEGVIASARTRAWTHIDA
- a CDS encoding sugar phosphate isomerase/epimerase, which encodes MTLTLPRRLAATALLLCAALPALAKERTAAQLPIAVQMYTLRNIPTLEDRLKLVHDAGITAVETVGMQDTTAPQLKALLDKYGIVVTSSHVQLDDLRKDLTSVVAFNKAVGNHVLVVPYLGDAQRPKDAAGWTALGKELGQLANTLKAQGMTLAYHNHDFEFARFGDKTGLELLLDGAGPALKSELDLAWVARSGNDPVVYLDKLKGRLFAVHAKDNAPKGQAADEGGFAAVGHGVLDWKAILPAADRDGVKWYIIEHDQPRDPAAAVKAGAAYLVEHLPADVKR